Proteins from one Chiloscyllium punctatum isolate Juve2018m chromosome 4, sChiPun1.3, whole genome shotgun sequence genomic window:
- the LOC140476356 gene encoding mitochondrial import receptor subunit TOM20 homolog has product MLLVGKTGAIVAGVFGAAFIGYCIYFDRKRRSAPDFRAKLRERRRKQKKQDKENDSIGKLPDLKDVEAVQKFFLEEVQLGEELLARGDYEKGVDHLSNAVSVCGQPQQLLQVLQQTLPHPVFQMLIQRLPAVRQRFLAGMTAQNLVEDDVE; this is encoded by the exons ATGCTGCTGGTCGGTAAGACAGGGGCCATCGTGGCCGGGGTCTTTGGAGCAGCCTTCATCGGTTATTGTATATATTTTGACAGGAAAAGAAGAAGCGCCCCAGATTTCCGAGCAAAGTTGCGCGAAA GAAGAAGAAAACAGAAGAAACAGGATAAAGAAAATGATTCTATTGGGAAG TTACCTGatctgaaagatgttgaagcTGTACAAAAGTTTTTTCTCGAAGAGGTCCAGTTGGGAGAAGAATTGCTGGCAAGAG GTGACTATGAGAAAGGAGTTGATCATTTAAGTAATGCTGTTTCGGTCTGTGGTCAGCCACAACAGCTATTACAAGTTCTTCAGCAGACGCTACCACACCCAGTgtttcaaatgctcatccaaagaTTACCTGCTGTAAGACAG CGTTTTCTTGCAGGTATGACTGCACAGAATTTGGTAGAAGATGACGTTGAATAA
- the timm9 gene encoding mitochondrial import inner membrane translocase subunit Tim9, translating to MAQISETDQIKQFKEFLGTYNKLTEHCFMDCVKDFTTRDVKTEEVTCSEHCLQKYLKMTQRISMRFQEYHIQQNEALAAKAGLISQPRI from the exons ATGGCACAAATATCAGAAACAGACCAGATAAAACAG TTTAAAGAATTTCTGGGTACATACAATAAACTGACTGAGCACTGCTTTATGGACTGTGTGAAGGACTTCACAACCAGGGATGTAAAAACAGAAGAG GTGACCTGTTCAGAACATTGTCTGCAGAAATATCTGAAGATGACCCAAAGAATATCAATGCGCTTTCAGGAATATCATATTCAACAAAATGAAGCTTTAGCAGCTAAAGCAGGACTGATTAGCCAACCTAGAATATAA